In Syntrophorhabdaceae bacterium, the genomic window AGGAGCTAAAGCAAAGAAGGAATGATAGAGATCCTGTCCTTTGCCACCTGCCGGGTAACCCTCTTTTGTGTTCGAGGGGATCTTCATGCGGCCTCCGTCCTTAAGGAATCTGCTCCCGTTCATGGACCACGATAACGTCCAGAAACCCGGCGCTTCACTGGATTATCGCATCAAATCTGCACAAGGTTTAGCAAAATCACTTCACGAGGGGCAGGACGGCCTTGAACTCGTCGGTGCCGGCCTGAACCAGGATCTCGTAGATGACCATTTCGGTTGAGCTGATAACGGCGCCGGCGTCCCGCATCCTTTGGAGGGCAATGGACCTGTTCTCGGTCGACCTCGACGAAACAGCATCTGCAACGACATGGACGCTCCAGTCGGGCATGGCGGCAATGGCGGTTTGTGCGACGCATATATGGGATTCTGCTCCGACGAGGAGAAGGGTCTTCCGGCCGGTTGTCTCCACTTCATTGCGGAATTCAGCGTTTAGGAAGCAATTGAAATGGACCTTCTCCACCGCGGTGAAGCCATCCACCAGGGAACTCACCTCCGGCACCGTCGGCCCCAGCTTTTGCTGCTGTGTGAACACGGCGGGAATGCCGCATATGCCACAGAACCGCACCAACCTGACCGTGTTTGCGACAACCTTCTCCTT contains:
- a CDS encoding isochorismatase family protein — encoded protein: MPKWVGDRESWRCGEVDAADGLLLLCPEAFVEHHGTAGLILTEGPDGKVFGRGALVDQVGNVLETRQTVICRISRQDTPFGPEARNILYRTPPPGLYYRLGRGVLNSYLLRREVLIMSYQGLVDRKDCILVVIDVQDKLMAAMHDKEKVVANTVRLVRFCGICGIPAVFTQQQKLGPTVPEVSSLVDGFTAVEKVHFNCFLNAEFRNEVETTGRKTLLLVGAESHICVAQTAIAAMPDWSVHVVADAVSSRSTENRSIALQRMRDAGAVISSTEMVIYEILVQAGTDEFKAVLPLVK